A stretch of the Clostridium novyi genome encodes the following:
- a CDS encoding trypsin-like serine protease — translation MDCKNVNTCCCYCRPCNKNTLEEKISYIASNEYEIFLKKANVVGVGLGYKVTSGFCTFQKCIKVFVTKKVYENELPEADLVPAIYKGIITDTVDSGYFQPQSLTEKIRPVICGYSLGPVNALGGTLGCLVTDGFSRFFLSNNHVLADFNSLSINTPILQPSANDGGKSPADVVGNLSNFIPLERVTAFKRPTNYVDCAIARLIDKSIASPAIALVGPPKGTKQPQLNSSVKKVGKTSELTTGTITAINVTYTADYGIKEVLFKNQIVTTFLSQPGDSGSVLLDNDNYVLGLIIGGSNTMTVSNNISDVLRLMSIGIVTS, via the coding sequence ATGGATTGTAAAAATGTAAATACTTGTTGTTGTTACTGTAGACCTTGTAACAAGAACACATTAGAAGAAAAAATCTCTTATATTGCTTCTAATGAATATGAGATTTTTCTTAAAAAAGCTAATGTGGTAGGTGTTGGTCTTGGATATAAAGTAACAAGTGGTTTCTGTACTTTTCAAAAATGCATTAAAGTATTTGTAACTAAAAAAGTTTATGAAAACGAATTACCTGAAGCTGATTTAGTTCCAGCTATATATAAAGGAATTATTACAGATACAGTAGATAGTGGATATTTTCAGCCACAATCATTAACTGAAAAAATTCGACCAGTTATTTGTGGATATAGTTTAGGACCTGTAAATGCGCTAGGTGGTACTTTAGGATGTCTAGTGACAGATGGCTTTAGTAGGTTTTTCTTAAGCAATAACCATGTTCTTGCTGATTTCAATAGTTTATCAATTAATACACCTATATTACAACCAAGTGCTAATGATGGTGGAAAATCTCCAGCAGATGTAGTTGGAAATCTTTCAAATTTCATTCCTTTAGAGCGTGTAACCGCTTTTAAAAGACCAACCAATTATGTAGATTGTGCAATTGCAAGATTAATTGATAAATCTATAGCATCTCCTGCAATTGCTTTAGTTGGGCCTCCTAAAGGTACAAAACAACCTCAATTAAATTCCTCTGTAAAAAAAGTAGGTAAAACTTCTGAATTAACTACAGGAACTATAACTGCTATAAATGTAACTTATACAGCAGATTATGGTATAAAAGAAGTTTTATTTAAAAATCAAATAGTTACAACATTTTTATCACAACCAGGAGATTCTGGGTCAGTTCTACTAGATAATGATAATTACGTCTTAGGACTTATTATAGGTGGAAGTAACACTATGACAGTTTCTAATAATATAAGTGATGTTTTAAGATTAATGAGTATTGGAATTGTTACTAGTTAA